CAAAAATGAGTggtttaataatatttgatatttttatgtacAGTTGCTATGGGCGCGCATGGAGCGTTCTGGCTATTCGGCGCCATCTGCTTCGTGGGTCTGTTCTTTGTGATAATCTACGTGCCCGAAACGCAGGGCAAGACGCTGGAGGACATCGAGCGGAAGATGATGGGCCGTGTGCGCCGCATGTCCTCGGTGGCCAATATCAAGCCATTGTCCTTCAACATGTAAATGGCGTGTTGCCAAGGATCTGAATATGCGATCAAACCAAATACTAGACTAGTGCCTTTAGTGcttaaattgttattattatttataatcaTTAAGTGCATAGTTTTATTATGTAAATTATGATTTCTAGCACTAATTTGTTGACATTTTGATGAATGTTGCGTGAATTTATCGGTGTAAAAAAAATGACATGAATCGTAGTTAGTTGTAGTGCAAAAGCAAGcgcaaaaaaccaaaatctcCCTGGAAAAATACACCAATTGGCTATATATCGAATATATATTGTACTTTACCTACGCTGTAAGTGTATCTATATGTAgactaatttaaaatacaaatcaaaccaaatccaagtTACGTTTACTTTCCTCGAAAAATCGCTTTGCATACGACCTTCAGAATGCAGTTTACAGTTGCAGCAATGTCAGCGCCTCAGATACGTGAGTTTCATACCGAATGTGTCCCCGCACTCCGTtctaaatatatgtatgtatacatatatattgttaaGTGTCTAGATGACCAATCGGCTAGATGGCCATTCCAGAGGCACatgccaaatgcaaaaatagAAACGCGTGTGCTCGATTTTGCACTGGCAATTATCGCAAAAATCTAGCTGCTGCCGACCACTTGACCGAATAGCCTCGATAAGGAGGAGCATTACATGGACCCCGCATCGCATCTGTTTAGGTTCGAATCTTATCGGTGGACCATTAAGCGAATAAACAATTGCGAAAGATGCATCCGTGCGATGGCTGGGCGATTATGTGTTaatctaatttatttattgtttacttGTGGGTGATATTTTTGGTATTCGTACTTATTAATGCTGAGTCTTGTCATTTATTGAATCAGTTGCAACCGGTAATGCAATCAGATCTTCATATAATAGAAATGTCAGCTAATAATAGGTCACTCGTAGTGACGCAAAGAAAGTGCATAATAGATGATGATAACGAATAAAGATTCATTACATTTCTTAGTATCTATCAAAATGTTAATAATGATGGATCGGATCCGAATATATTGTGTGTTTAGCAGAGGTAAACTCTGACAATTGACCCTGCAACTTCTGTTCAACTTCTGATATttggcagttgcagttgcagtttgcATTTGAGCTTCGCTGCGGCTTCGCTGAAAACAGCCTGAAACTGCTTTTCAAAATAAACTGATAAGCTCGGTCTTGATCAAACACACTTGGAAACAGAATTTCCGTCGATCGTCAATCTTGGAGACGGTTCGATCGAAATGTAGTGTTCTtgtagtatatatataaactataCTATAGAGGTTTTCCTGTCACTTGGGTTCGCCCGCGCTATAtcttattatcattattaaaAGTCATCAGTGAATTCGAGCAAGATCATCACCCCCATAGCCGACGAGCACTATTACGTCTCGCCTAAGGATTATGCACAATGTGACGATTCCTTACAAATCACGTCAAAAAACCATTCtcgaatattaaaaattagtGACAGGGAATAACAACAATATTCAGTTGAGTTTTGACGAGCTAAAGCTGTATTAGCTACATTCACCGCCTCGTTGCCAGCAAAAAACGATTTCAGTTCGTGATTCAGTTTAAAGATACAGTGCCGCAATGAAGATCCTGATGCGAGCGGACACCCATGTGTCCTTCTCCGTGCCCGCCGATGGGCTCAAGGCCAATTTTACCTTTTCCCAGGTGCCTCCTTTACATTAGTGAAAAATACTTTGGAGAACTGCGAGCcttacaaattaaaatcgttTTCCTTCCTATTTCCAGGTTTTGGCTGCTCTGAGTGTCTCGCTGTGCTCCTTGGTGGTCGGATTTGTCAGCGCTTACACGTCGCCTGCACTTGTGTCGATGACCGATCGGACCATCACCTCCTTTGAGGTCACAAAAGATGCTGTAAGTTTTGTTAACTCTTTGTTCGCAGATAAGCTAATTCGAAGCTAATAAGTCCCAGTGATATGTTGAATAATTCAGATAATTTCAACAGAGCGTTTCAAAGGCACACTTTTCCAGCGAAAATCGGATTTCTATTCCCAAACGAAGCTAAACCCCTATCCAATCACTTGAAATCTATACTATTGCAGGGTTCCTGGGTTGGTGGCATCATGCCACTGGCTGCATTAGCAGGTGGCATAACAGGAGGACCCTTGATCGAATATCTGGGCAGGCGCAGCACCATCCTGGCCACTGCGGTGCCCTTCATCGTATCATCACTGCTGATTGCGTGTGCTGTGAATGTGATCATGATTCTGTGCGGACGATTCCTAACTGGATTCTGCGTTGGCATTGCCTCTTTATCCCTGCCCGTCTACCTGGGTGAGACTTTGCAGCCGGAAGTGCGGGGCACTTTGGGTTTGCTGCCCACCGCTCTTGGTAACATAGGCATCCTGGTTTGCTATGTGGCGGGATCCTTTATGAATTGGTCGATGCTGGCCTTCTTGGGAGCTGCTCTGCCCGTTCCCTTCCTGATTTTGATGATCATTATCCCCGAAACTCCGCGCTGGTTTGTGAACCGTGGTCAGGAAGAGCGCGCCAGGAAGGCTTTGAAATGGCTGCGTGGCAAGGAGGCGGATGTGGAGCCCGAACTAAAGGAGTTGATGCAATCTCAGGCCGATGCCGATCGTCAGGCCACTCAGAACACCTGTTTGGAGCTGTTTAAGCGAAACAATCTGAAGCCACTTTCCATTTCCTTGGGTCTGATGTTCTTTCAACAGTTCAGCGGTATCAACGCGGTTATTTTCTACACGGTCCAGATCTTCAAGGATGCGGGATCCACAATTGATAGCAATCTTTCCACGATCATCGTGGGTGTAGTTAACTTTTTTGCTACGTTTATGGGCATCATTCTGATTGATCGGTTGGGCAGAAAGGTGGGTTTAAAGATGcatataaatgaaaatcattGTTTACTAATCGTAATTTTTAGATTCTTCTGTATGTATCCGACATCGCCATGATCGTGACCCTGTCCATTCTGGGCGGCTTCTTCTACTGCAAGGCGCATGGTCCGGATGTGTCCCATTTGGGTTGGTTGCCACTCACTTGCTTCGTTATCTACATTCTGGGATTCTCCCTGGGCTTCGGACCCATTCCCTGGCTGATGATGGGTGAGATTCTGCCAGCCAAGATTCGAGGACCGGCTGCATCGGTGGTCACGGCTTTCAACTGGTTCTGCACGTTTGTGGTAACCAAGACCTTCCAGGACCTCACGGGTGCGTAGTGCAACTAACTAAAATAAGTGgtgtaataatatttaatatttttgtgtgtaGTTGCTATGGGCGCGCATGGAGCCTTCTGGCTATTCGGCGCCATCTGCATCGTGGGTCTGTTCTTTGTGATTATTTTTGTGCCCGAAACGCGGGGCAAGTCGTTGGAGGAAATTGAGCGAAAGATGATGGGCCGTGTGCCCATGTCCTCGGTGGTCAACATCAAGCCATTTCCTTTCAACATGTAAATGGCGTGTTGCTAAGGATCTGAGATGCGTTCAAACCAAATAGTAGGGTGGTGTCTTCGTGCTTAAATTGTGAATTTTTAGGCAAGcgcaataaatcaaaattaccGTTGAAAAATACACCAATTGAAAGTTTTTAGGcacttatgtatatgtgagtaaaaaacattttcgctTGCGATATGCACAAGATAGTGTTAACAAAGACACCAGTATAATAATATTCTAGTTACATATTGTTACATATGTAGGaccttttattattattaatactcAAGATTAGAGTTTTGAAATCAGTGGTATTGCTCACCCATAACTTGAACACGGCAAATGGCACAGATATCGCATTCCACATCCCAACTCCACATTGCAACTGCGTTCCATTTCTTCAgcgtaaacattttttccgGTTTGCCGGCATCTCCGTCGTCTGTGGGCCTATCCACTGAGTTTTCTGGATCATCAGCCATGTCAAAAAAGTCTGGGAAACTGACCAATCCACTGGGCTAATGAGATTcggttttttaatattttttttttgtttcttgtgtATATCCTCCTGTATGGGAGATTTTAATTAGTATTACAAATAGCggtttaaaaatgttttttaattttacaatacaatatattaattttttaaggttcttttatttttaatttccctttaatgttttatgtttttatttttatttggtaaacaattttaagttttattcgaccccgtttttaaatatttttctaactGTTAATTTATAGGGTATTAGAAACTCTAAACCGGACCTATCTTAGTTATTGATTATTAGCAAATGGCAAAGTGGTCTAACCAGGTCCGGACATCAGTACGTAACTCAGGTTTAGGATTTTAAATAAggtaattatacaaatattagGAATATTACTCGAAAAATATGCTTAATAGGCGTAGGAGAGCTACAAGTAGAAAAGTTCAAAAATGATCAACAGGTGTTGCTTCCTTCCAACTGGTGGCGATAATTCTACGAACAAACGGTATATTAGTATTAGGGAAcagagtaacgggtatctgatagttgaGCCATTCGACTAAGCGCATTCTTCttgattgttttttgttttatgaataTTGGTAGCTGCGGAATAGGGGGATAGACTATAAAGCCTCTCACTTATCCCTggtaaaaatgtaatttactTTCGTAGCAAGTGGCTGATACgaattttaatgttttgctCAACTTGCCAAAAAGTTACTTCTTCCTCCGAGAACAAAGAAATGCCATTCTCAGTTGTATACGAAGGAAAGGTTATCACAGTGTTCGTTAAGTTGTTAACCTCACTCCTACTTCTTGCTTAGTTTCGGGCAAATGATAAGGAACCGCCGGTTTGACTTACCAACAAATAAGAAGTCGAAATAATTGAATGTAAACAATAGCAAGCCAAAAGTCAGTGTGGCCACACCAAAACAAGGGAAAACTATTTTCAGTGTTGCCACAGCCATTTAGGGGATACATTCACCTTATATGCACGGACACACCTATCGACGACCGATAATTAAATATCGATAAGGCggttaatttgttttgtgatTTGGTTTTCGCTTACTTCAACTTCGGTTCAATTCATTTTCAGCCTTCGACGAGTGCGGAACGTTTGCGGCAGCGTTTTTCGGCCGCGCTTCTCAAGTTTCAGCTTGCGTTGGGAAATAAACGGTTGGTTTCCAATGCACTAACACAAATTTgacaatataaattatttgcgGTTTCCGGTGATTACTTTAAAATGAAAACCTTCGAACGACAAAAGCTGACCGTGAATATACAGCAACCTGATTCCGATTCCGTTGCCAACCAGAACGCGCCCCGCATAAGTAATTAAGTAATTTCCATGCCGCTCAGCCGGAATCTAACAGTTCAGCCTTATTATTCGCCCATCGTaaactgaaattgaaaaagATAATGGCAAATGACCCATTATCACTATCAGCACAAATGGCGCATCCGACAATCAAAGATAAACATCCCGTATCAATGCGATCCGATGCCAAATGTGCGATAAGCCGATTAAGGGAGTggtattttagtaaataaatgtGGAGAAATTAGTTGTTTTTCACAGTAagcaataaattttcaaatagcAAATGTAAAATCTACATAAGCCTTACAAAATGACGACGTGTTAAATGCCAATTAAGAGCAAATATCACCTGTGGCTAATGAAAATGTGCAATTTAATACAACCGCAAACAAATGTGGAAGTaacaaataatgaaaatttaaacaGATAAAGGTCATTTCGTAGACTTAAACACAAATGAGTGTCAAAAGCGATACGGATAAATATcaataattgcaaaataaaacCCTTGAGTTGAACGCCCTTTTTTTTAACCGGAATAAAGAAGTAGCAGCTGAAGGAGAAACAGGCCAACAGcaagtttaatttaattaaatttcgttgttttctgtgtgcgtgtgtgagtgtgttgttgttgcttttgttgttggctttgcTGGATAATCAACGTAATGCTTCCACCCACATCGCGCGAAAGAGATAGCACTAGCGCAATTGACTTTGCCATAAatgatttttggttttttttctgctatttctttcttgttttttcatgcttttctgtttgtttgtttgtttgtaagTTGGTCGCTGGCAATTAGTGGAACGACAAATGTTTATTGACAAAGGCATTGGACACTTTGATTTACCGGGTCTATTCggttaaattgtttatgattttTAAGCGAAAAttatagatatatgtacatgtgtatgtacatatgggGGTGTTGTATCTCAGAGATAT
The sequence above is drawn from the Drosophila melanogaster chromosome 2R genome and encodes:
- the Tret1-2 gene encoding trehalose transporter 1-2, with product MKILMRADTHVSFSVPADGLKANFTFSQVLAALSVSLCSLVVGFVSAYTSPALVSMTDRTITSFEVTKDAGSWVGGIMPLAALAGGITGGPLIEYLGRRSTILATAVPFIVSSLLIACAVNVIMILCGRFLTGFCVGIASLSLPVYLGETLQPEVRGTLGLLPTALGNIGILVCYVAGSFMNWSMLAFLGAALPVPFLILMIIIPETPRWFVNRGQEERARKALKWLRGKEADVEPELKELMQSQADADRQATQNTCLELFKRNNLKPLSISLGLMFFQQFSGINAVIFYTVQIFKDAGSTIDSNLSTIIVGVVNFFATFMGIILIDRLGRKILLYVSDIAMIVTLSILGGFFYCKAHGPDVSHLGWLPLTCFVIYILGFSLGFGPIPWLMMGEILPAKIRGPAASVVTAFNWFCTFVVTKTFQDLTVAMGAHGAFWLFGAICIVGLFFVIIFVPETRGKSLEEIERKMMGRVPMSSVVNIKPFPFNM